Below is a window of Pseudarthrobacter equi DNA.
ACGTGACGTCGTCGCGCCTGATCATCCTGGTGGTACCGCCCTGGTCCACGGTGATCATCTCCGGTGCGCCGCCGCCGTCGCGCAGTTCGCTGATCCGGCCCACGGAGCGTGCCAGCCGCTCGGCCCTGATGGGTTTGAGGAGGTAGTCGACCGCGGCCAGTTCAAAGGCCGCCAGGGCGTGGTCCTCGTCAGCGGTGACGAAGACCACTGCAGGCGGATGGCTGCCGGCGGCAATGGCGCGGGCGATCTCCAGCCCCGAGACGGCAGGCATGTGGATGTCCAGGAAGACCGCGTCCACCTGCGCGGACGCCAGGGCGCGGAGGGCTTCGCTGCCGGAGGTTGCCCGCAGGACCTTGCCGATCCGCTCGTCCCGGCCCAGCAGGAAGGCGAGTTCTTCCACGGCCGGCAGCTCATCATCAACGACGAGGACGTTAATCATGCTCCTAGGGTAGCTTTCCGCGGGCGCGCAGCAGGCCAGCACCGGGAATCAGGCGTCGTGGCCGGGCTGCGATTTGGGCACCTTCATGGTGATGAGGGTCCCTTCGCCCGGTGCGGTTTCGATGACCAGCCCGTGGGCGTCGCCGTACACCTGGCGGAGGCGGGCATCAACGTTCCGCAGGCCCACGTGCTCGCCGTCGATATGTCCTGCGAGCATCGACTGCAGCTGCTCCGGGTCCATCCCCACGCCGTCGTCCTCGATGGTCACCTGCGCGTAGGCGCCGGCGTCGTCAGCCGTGATGGTGATGTGCCCGGGCCCCTCCTTAGCTTCGAGGCCGTGCCGGACGGCGTTCTC
It encodes the following:
- a CDS encoding LytR/AlgR family response regulator transcription factor, translating into MINVLVVDDELPAVEELAFLLGRDERIGKVLRATSGSEALRALASAQVDAVFLDIHMPAVSGLEIARAIAAGSHPPAVVFVTADEDHALAAFELAAVDYLLKPIRAERLARSVGRISELRDGGGAPEMITVDQGGTTRMIRRDDVTYVQAQGDYARLHTADASYLIRVPLADLEQQWADAGFIRTHRSYLVALKHISSMKLAADGPRVTVAGAGLPISRRHLPTVRERLQANRIRPNA